In Fibrobacter succinogenes, a single window of DNA contains:
- a CDS encoding septal ring lytic transglycosylase RlpA family protein, with the protein MVSRGFLVVLLCLLFAFSGCSGASHRKGYVRVTKSSRVQKKAEIGYTFSGDASYYGKGFDGKKTASGEIFDRDDFTCAHRSLPFGTKLKVTRIKTGASVVVRVNDRGPYAKKRVLDLSEAAGKVLGLDKAGHAQVTATVIE; encoded by the coding sequence ATGGTTTCCCGCGGTTTTCTTGTAGTTCTTTTGTGCTTGCTGTTCGCCTTTTCGGGGTGCAGTGGCGCCTCGCACCGCAAAGGCTATGTTCGCGTGACAAAATCGTCTCGTGTTCAGAAAAAGGCTGAAATCGGTTACACTTTTTCGGGTGATGCCAGTTATTATGGCAAGGGTTTTGATGGAAAGAAAACTGCAAGCGGTGAAATCTTTGACCGAGATGATTTTACATGCGCGCATCGTTCGCTCCCGTTCGGGACAAAGTTAAAGGTGACTCGCATAAAGACGGGCGCTTCTGTTGTTGTGCGTGTCAATGACCGTGGACCTTATGCTAAAAAGCGTGTCTTGGATTTGAGCGAAGCCGCGGGGAAAGTTCTCGGTTTGGATAAGGCTGGCCACGCGCAGGTCACTGCGACTGTGATAGAATAG